A genomic region of Barnesiella viscericola DSM 18177 contains the following coding sequences:
- the queC gene encoding 7-cyano-7-deazaguanine synthase QueC yields the protein MKDSLIVVSGGMDSITLLYEYADRIALGVSFDYGANHNAREIPFAHLHCERLGIRHIVIPLAFMKEYFKSSLLSGGEAIPEGHYADENMKSTVVPFRNGIMLSIACGIAESNGLKRVLIANHGGDHAIYPDCRSSFIEAMNQAMREGTYEHIEILAPYTHITKSDIARRGKRLQVNYAETWSCYKGGEKHCGKCGTCVERKEALHDAQIDDPTEYED from the coding sequence ATGAAAGATTCGTTGATTGTCGTTTCGGGCGGCATGGACAGCATTACGTTGCTTTATGAGTATGCCGACCGCATTGCTTTGGGGGTATCGTTCGATTATGGGGCCAACCACAATGCCCGGGAGATACCGTTTGCCCACCTGCACTGCGAGCGGCTGGGTATTCGGCACATTGTCATACCGCTGGCCTTTATGAAGGAGTATTTCAAGAGCTCGTTGTTGAGTGGCGGAGAAGCCATTCCCGAGGGGCATTATGCCGACGAGAATATGAAGAGCACCGTGGTTCCGTTTCGCAACGGCATCATGTTGTCGATAGCCTGCGGCATAGCCGAGAGCAACGGGTTGAAGCGGGTACTCATTGCCAACCACGGGGGCGATCACGCCATCTATCCCGATTGCCGTTCCTCCTTTATCGAGGCCATGAACCAGGCCATGCGCGAGGGCACCTACGAGCACATCGAGATATTGGCGCCCTATACCCATATTACCAAAAGCGACATTGCCCGTCGGGGCAAGCGGTTGCAGGTCAATTATGCCGAGACCTGGTCGTGCTACAAGGGCGGCGAGAAGCATTGCGGCAAGTGCGGCACCTGTGTCGAACGCAAGGAGGCTTTGCACGACGCGCAAATCGACGATCCCACCGAATATGAGGATTAA
- a CDS encoding nuclear transport factor 2 family protein, with protein sequence MKAKTRVRIIFLFLTALAIGFPLLFLTAPPVPRHLGPEGIAVAFVENLTNANFEAARKLVTPESAETIHLFETLVGSQSDELKSRPTHFNVSRSEMNLAQDTLFIEGKLFFSNKHKLIRKIKLVLVNREGRWLVDCHDNNIF encoded by the coding sequence ATGAAGGCAAAAACACGGGTTCGCATCATATTCCTCTTCTTGACCGCTCTTGCCATAGGCTTTCCGCTGCTGTTTCTCACAGCCCCTCCCGTTCCTCGCCACTTGGGTCCCGAGGGTATTGCCGTGGCATTTGTCGAGAACCTCACCAACGCCAATTTTGAAGCGGCCCGCAAACTGGTGACGCCTGAATCGGCCGAGACCATACACCTGTTCGAAACGCTGGTGGGCAGCCAATCCGACGAGTTAAAGAGCAGACCCACCCATTTCAACGTATCCCGCTCGGAAATGAATCTCGCCCAGGATACACTTTTTATCGAAGGCAAACTTTTTTTCTCGAACAAACACAAACTGATACGGAAAATAAAACTGGTGCTGGTCAACCGCGAGGGTCGCTGGCTGGTCGATTGTCACGACAACAATATTTTCTGA
- a CDS encoding 6-pyruvoyl trahydropterin synthase family protein gives MYYVAKTMEIAGAHALTLSYESKCEQLHGHNWIITVYCKAEELNADGMVCDFKHIKDQIHGYLDHGNLNELLPFNPTAENIARWITDQIPQCYKTKVQESGGNIAVYRVDDCKDDDFAL, from the coding sequence ATGTATTACGTAGCGAAGACGATGGAGATTGCGGGAGCGCATGCGTTGACGCTCTCCTACGAAAGCAAGTGTGAGCAGTTGCATGGTCACAACTGGATTATTACCGTCTATTGCAAGGCCGAAGAGCTGAATGCCGACGGCATGGTGTGCGACTTCAAGCACATCAAGGACCAGATTCACGGTTACCTCGACCACGGCAACCTCAACGAATTGTTGCCCTTCAACCCCACGGCCGAGAACATAGCCCGGTGGATTACCGACCAGATACCCCAGTGTTATAAGACCAAGGTCCAGGAGAGCGGCGGGAATATTGCGGTCTATCGGGTCGACGATTGCAAAGACGACGATTTTGCCCTATGA
- a CDS encoding 7-carboxy-7-deazaguanine synthase QueE — MRVNEIFYTLQGEGRFTGTAAIFVRLSGCNLRCSFCDTRHDTYTEMSEAEIVRAIAAYPARHVVITGGEPTLQLTRSLVDALHEAGKFVQIETNGSMELEAQLVQAIDWITCSPKSLPVKIGRVDELKVVYEGQDLVPYEAMARSYGAVLELQPCDTGDPVKNTRLLGAAIDYIKAHPEWHLSLQTHKLIHIP; from the coding sequence ATGAGAGTCAACGAGATATTTTACACCTTGCAGGGCGAAGGCCGCTTTACCGGTACGGCCGCCATTTTTGTCCGGCTGTCGGGGTGTAACCTGCGATGCAGTTTTTGCGATACCCGTCACGATACCTATACCGAGATGAGCGAAGCCGAAATCGTTCGTGCGATTGCCGCTTATCCTGCCCGACACGTGGTCATTACCGGCGGTGAGCCCACCTTGCAACTCACCCGATCGTTGGTCGATGCCTTGCACGAGGCCGGGAAGTTTGTCCAAATCGAGACCAACGGCTCCATGGAGTTGGAGGCACAACTGGTACAGGCCATCGACTGGATTACCTGTTCGCCCAAATCGCTCCCGGTGAAGATTGGGCGGGTCGACGAGTTGAAGGTGGTCTATGAGGGGCAAGACCTGGTTCCCTACGAAGCGATGGCACGGAGCTATGGCGCAGTGCTTGAATTGCAGCCTTGCGATACCGGTGACCCTGTGAAAAACACCCGTCTTCTCGGTGCCGCCATCGATTACATCAAGGCACACCCCGAGTGGCATCTGTCACTTCAAACCCATAAACTCATACATATCCCGTGA
- the galK gene encoding galactokinase, giving the protein MEIEFVRSRFIKHFDGSTGSVYASPGRINLIGEHTDYNGGFVFPGAIDKGMVAELKINGTNKVRAYSIDLKDYVEFGLNEEDAPRASWARYIFGVCREIIKRGGKIAGFNTAFAGDVPLGAGMSSSAALESTYAYALNDMFDCGIDKFELAKIGQATEHNYCGVNCGIMDQFASVFGKAGHLIRLDCRSLEYQYFPFNPEGYRLVLLDSVVKHELASSAYNDRRRSCENVVAAIQKRHPHVEFLRDANMDMLNEVKGEITAEDYMRAEYVIGEIQRVLDVCDALECGDYETVGKKMYETHYGMSKLYEVSCEELDFLNDIAKECGVTGSRVMGGGFGGCTINLVKNELYDHFVETAKMRYKEKYGRLPKVYDVVISDGARKLC; this is encoded by the coding sequence ATGGAGATAGAATTTGTAAGAAGTCGTTTTATCAAACACTTCGATGGATCTACGGGATCGGTATATGCCTCTCCCGGTCGTATTAACTTGATCGGTGAGCACACCGATTACAACGGGGGTTTCGTATTCCCCGGTGCCATTGACAAAGGCATGGTTGCCGAGCTCAAAATCAACGGAACCAACAAGGTGCGTGCCTATTCGATCGATTTGAAAGATTATGTAGAGTTCGGGTTGAACGAGGAAGATGCACCTCGTGCCAGCTGGGCCCGCTATATTTTCGGTGTATGCCGCGAGATTATCAAGCGTGGCGGAAAAATTGCCGGTTTCAATACAGCATTTGCCGGTGATGTGCCTCTGGGTGCCGGCATGTCGTCGTCGGCCGCTTTGGAGAGCACCTATGCCTACGCCTTGAACGATATGTTCGACTGCGGTATCGACAAATTCGAGTTGGCCAAGATCGGACAGGCTACCGAGCATAACTACTGCGGTGTAAACTGCGGTATCATGGATCAGTTTGCATCGGTATTCGGCAAGGCCGGTCACCTCATTCGTCTCGACTGCCGTTCGCTCGAATATCAATATTTCCCCTTCAATCCCGAAGGTTATCGTCTCGTATTGCTCGACTCGGTGGTAAAACACGAGTTGGCTTCGTCGGCCTATAATGACCGTCGCAGATCGTGCGAGAACGTGGTGGCTGCCATTCAGAAGAGACACCCCCATGTTGAGTTCCTGAGAGATGCCAACATGGATATGCTCAACGAGGTGAAAGGCGAAATTACGGCCGAGGACTATATGCGTGCCGAGTATGTAATCGGTGAGATTCAACGGGTTCTCGACGTGTGCGACGCCCTCGAATGCGGTGACTACGAGACCGTAGGCAAGAAGATGTATGAGACGCATTACGGCATGAGTAAACTCTATGAGGTAAGTTGCGAGGAGCTCGACTTCTTGAACGACATTGCCAAGGAGTGCGGCGTTACCGGTTCGCGTGTGATGGGTGGCGGCTTCGGCGGTTGCACCATCAACCTGGTAAAGAACGAGCTGTACGATCACTTTGTGGAGACAGCCAAGATGCGTTACAAAGAGAAATACGGCCGTCTGCCGAAAGTGTATGACGTCGTTATCTCCGACGGTGCCCGCAAATTGTGCTAA
- a CDS encoding aldose epimerase family protein, which translates to MDMTLSGLNPAHFQGHVDGKDTALYVLVNKNGCELAVTNYGARIVSLMVPDKEGKMTDVVTGHNNIQEYLSSEEPYFGATCGRYANRIAKGKFTIDGVLYDQLPINNGPNTLHGGVKGFNFHVWDAHQIDSQTIEFSRISPDGEEGFPGNLRVKVVFKLTDDNAVDITYHAETDKATIINLTNHSYFNLSGAGDPYIGDHLLCIDADYYLPTDDTAIPYGEKSVVEGTPMDFRKLYEVGSRINEPFIQLVYGKGYDHTYVLNKKHPGEFAFCAECISPKTGIVMDVYTTEPGVQLYTGNWMTGNFVGKNGQRYPMRAAICLETQHFPDSPNHENYPSVILRPHEKFESHTQFKFSTRK; encoded by the coding sequence ATGGATATGACTCTTTCAGGCTTGAATCCGGCCCATTTCCAAGGACATGTCGATGGAAAAGACACAGCACTTTATGTTTTGGTAAACAAGAACGGATGCGAATTGGCCGTAACGAATTATGGGGCTCGTATCGTTTCGCTTATGGTTCCCGACAAAGAGGGAAAAATGACAGATGTAGTGACCGGTCATAACAATATACAGGAGTATCTTTCTTCGGAAGAACCCTATTTCGGCGCCACCTGCGGGCGGTATGCCAACCGCATTGCCAAAGGTAAATTTACAATCGACGGTGTATTGTATGACCAATTGCCCATCAACAACGGCCCCAATACCCTGCACGGTGGTGTAAAGGGCTTTAATTTCCATGTGTGGGACGCCCATCAAATCGATTCGCAGACCATCGAGTTTTCACGCATATCGCCCGATGGCGAGGAGGGATTCCCCGGAAACCTGCGGGTGAAAGTGGTGTTTAAGCTGACCGACGACAATGCCGTCGATATCACCTATCATGCCGAGACCGACAAGGCTACCATCATCAACCTTACCAACCACTCCTATTTCAACCTCTCGGGGGCAGGCGACCCTTATATCGGCGACCACCTGTTGTGCATCGATGCCGATTACTATCTGCCTACCGACGATACCGCCATACCGTATGGCGAGAAATCGGTCGTGGAGGGAACTCCCATGGATTTCCGCAAACTCTATGAGGTGGGTAGCCGCATCAACGAACCTTTCATACAGCTGGTTTATGGCAAGGGATATGACCACACCTATGTCCTGAACAAGAAACACCCGGGCGAATTTGCCTTCTGTGCCGAGTGTATATCGCCCAAGACGGGCATCGTGATGGACGTCTATACGACCGAGCCCGGTGTACAGCTCTATACCGGCAACTGGATGACGGGTAATTTCGTCGGGAAGAACGGGCAGCGTTATCCCATGCGGGCAGCCATCTGTCTCGAAACACAACATTTCCCCGACAGTCCCAACCACGAGAACTATCCGTCGGTCATCTTGCGTCCGCACGAGAAATTCGAGAGCCACACGCAGTTCAAGTTCTCGACGCGCAAATAA
- a CDS encoding efflux transporter outer membrane subunit produces MKEIKIFLSIFLVGVFFTGCSIQKRCQAPELNLPDEIIAGENDTLTIADMAWWELYSDTTLTNLINKTLNNNRNMRAAEAHIKQMEELYRVSKASLFPTINGLVSGNRETNAYYGEKTSIDPEFSLKASLSWEADLWGSLRWSKRKGAAEYLASVEAARAMQMTLIAETATAYFELVALDQELEIVLQTVQTREESVNQARLRFEGGLTSETAYQQAQVELANASALIPNLEQKIAMKENQIAVLSGEYPSKVERGKFDFNISLPEEMPIGLPSTLLQRRPDVRQAEQQLRSAMASVGIAYADRFPRLTISLVGGLENDELKGFFESPFSYVAGNFVAPLITFGKKKAQYKAALAAYDEKRFAYEQKVLEVFREVNDAVITYQKKRRTSELQLNLFEAAQKYVDLAQLQYLNGVIRYIDVLDAHRNFFDAQIGLSNAIRDEYLAMVNLYKVLGGGWSSQAE; encoded by the coding sequence ATGAAAGAGATAAAAATCTTCTTATCCATATTCCTGGTGGGCGTCTTCTTCACCGGCTGCTCGATACAGAAGCGCTGCCAGGCTCCGGAACTGAACTTGCCGGACGAAATCATAGCGGGAGAGAACGACACCCTCACCATTGCCGACATGGCCTGGTGGGAACTCTACTCCGACACGACACTGACCAACCTGATCAACAAGACCCTCAACAACAACCGCAACATGCGGGCTGCCGAAGCTCACATCAAACAGATGGAAGAGTTGTACCGGGTGAGCAAGGCCTCGCTCTTCCCCACCATTAACGGACTGGTTAGTGGTAACCGTGAGACTAATGCCTATTATGGAGAAAAAACCTCGATCGATCCCGAGTTCAGCCTCAAAGCCTCGCTGAGCTGGGAGGCCGACCTGTGGGGCAGTCTGCGATGGAGCAAACGGAAAGGGGCGGCCGAGTATCTGGCTTCGGTCGAGGCGGCTCGGGCCATGCAGATGACCTTGATTGCCGAGACGGCCACAGCCTATTTCGAGTTGGTCGCTCTCGACCAGGAATTGGAAATCGTGCTGCAAACGGTACAAACCCGCGAGGAGAGTGTCAACCAGGCACGCCTGCGGTTCGAGGGTGGCCTCACCTCCGAGACGGCCTACCAACAGGCTCAGGTGGAGTTGGCCAACGCATCGGCCCTCATACCGAATCTGGAACAGAAAATTGCCATGAAGGAGAATCAGATTGCCGTCCTCTCGGGTGAATACCCCTCGAAGGTGGAACGCGGGAAATTTGATTTCAATATCTCCCTGCCCGAGGAGATGCCCATCGGGCTCCCCTCTACCCTGCTGCAACGTCGTCCCGACGTGCGGCAGGCCGAACAGCAACTGCGCTCGGCCATGGCTTCGGTAGGCATCGCCTATGCCGACCGTTTCCCCCGGCTCACCATCAGCCTGGTAGGCGGTCTTGAAAACGATGAGTTGAAGGGTTTCTTTGAATCGCCCTTCTCCTATGTAGCCGGCAACTTCGTAGCTCCACTTATCACCTTCGGGAAGAAAAAGGCCCAATACAAGGCAGCTCTGGCGGCATACGACGAAAAGCGATTCGCCTATGAGCAGAAGGTACTCGAAGTCTTCCGCGAGGTAAACGACGCGGTCATCACCTATCAGAAGAAACGTCGCACCTCGGAGTTGCAACTCAACCTCTTCGAGGCGGCACAAAAGTATGTCGACCTGGCCCAGTTGCAATACCTCAACGGGGTTATCCGCTATATCGACGTACTCGATGCTCACCGTAACTTCTTCGATGCCCAGATAGGATTAAGCAATGCCATACGCGACGAATATCTGGCTATGGTCAACCTCTATAAGGTATTGGGTGGTGGTTGGAGCAGTCAGGCCGAATGA